The proteins below are encoded in one region of Ammospiza nelsoni isolate bAmmNel1 chromosome 23, bAmmNel1.pri, whole genome shotgun sequence:
- the SMPD2 gene encoding sphingomyelin phosphodiesterase 2: MEGEPTLRLRIFNLNCWAIRYLSKRRQQRVRLIGDTLRQEGFDLVLLQEVWSEQDYSELKAKLAGSYPFSHYFRSGVIGSGLCVFSRFPILDMLLYQYSLNGYPYMLQHGDWFCGKSVALVVMKISGIIFNVYVTHLHAEYCRDKDAYLPHRLVQAWELAQFIRHTSKAADVVLLGGDLNMHPEDVGIRLLRGWTGLQDAFAEAMRFEGCKNGCTLVPDNCFTDKSELLPFPLGIRIDYILYKAISSFTVKCEELKTTTGRAPGTDIPFSDHEAVMATLHIQRQGQPAGATLGTPDPALADVVAEARAEVGAGLRAARRQRYSSGRMAVLALLLLLLQAAAALATLAGLGAEQPFPKLSFCLLAFLALGVLVLATGLHLFHTMEVKMLHGTEDQMWMVLRALQERPSEG, from the exons ATGGAGGGAGAGCCCACCCTGCGCCTCCGGATCTTCAACCTCAACTGCTG GGCCATCCGCTACCTGAGCaagcggcggcagcagcgcgTGCGGCTCATCGGGGACACGCTGCGCCAGGAGGGCTTCgacctggtgctgctgcaggag GTGTGGAGCGAGCAGGACTACAGTGAGCTGAAGGCGAAACTAGCAGGCTCTTATCCCTTCTCCCATTACTTCCGCAG CGGGGTGATCGGCAGCGGCCTCTGCGTCTTCTCCAGGTTCCCCATCCTGGACATGCTCCTCTACCAGTACTCACTGAACGGGTACCCCTACATG CTCCAGCACGGGGACTGGTTCTGCGGCAAGTCCGTCGCTCTCGTCGTTATGAAGATCTCAGGGATCATCTTCAACGTCTACGTCACCCAC CTGCACGCCGAGTACTGCCGGGACAAGGACGCCTACCTGCCCCACCGCCTGGTGCAGGCCTGGGAGCTGGCTCAGTTTATCag ACACACCTCAAAGGCAGCAgatgtggtgctgctgggaggggacCTGAACATGCACCCTGAAGATGTGGGCATCCGGCTGCTGCGTGGCTGGACGGGGCTGCAGGACGCCTTTGCTGAGGCCATGCGCTTTGAG GGCTGCAAGAACGGCTGCACCCTTGTCCCTGACAACTGCTTCACTGACaagtcagagctgctgcccttcccgCTGGGCATCCGCATTGACTACATCCTCTACAAG GCCATCTCCAGCTTCACGGTCAAGTGTGAAGAGCTGAAGACCACCACGGGGCGAGCCCCAGGCACGGACATCCCCTTCTCAGACCATGAAGCTGTGATGGCAACGCTGCACATCCAGAGGCAGGGGCAGCCTGCAGGTGCCACCCTTGGCACACCTG acccagccctggcagatgTGGTGGCAGAGGCGCGGGCAGAGGTGGgcgcggggctgcgggcggcgcggcggcaGCGCTACTCCTCGGGCAGGATGGccgtgctggccctgctgctgctgctgctccaggctgcagctgccctggccacTCTGGCCGGGCTGGGCGCAGAGCAGCCCTTCCCCAAGCTCTCCTTCTGCCTGCTGGCCTTCCTCGCCCTCGGCGTCCTCGTCCTCGCCACCGGTCTCCACCTGTTCCACACCATGGAGGTGAAGATGCTGCACGGCACCGAGGACCAGATGTGGATGGTGCTGAGGGCCCTGCAGGAGCGTCCCagtgagggctga
- the MICAL1 gene encoding F-actin-monooxygenase MICAL1 — protein MSVPAEEPGNPAHAIFERFLRAGQCQEVLGSFLELCQQLGVQGTGLQLYHGLKAALNYWNAKALWSKLDKKAGHKDYDQGTACAGTKCLVVGAGPCGLRAAIELALLGARVVLLEKRDSFSRNNVLHLWPFTIHDLRALGAKKFYGRFCTGTLDHISIRQLQLILLKVALLLGVEVHINVRFEDLVPPKGKAGGWQAVLQPSSSPLSHYEFDVLISAGGGKFVPEGFKRKETRGKLAIGITTNFINRHSRAEVEVAEISGVARIYNQKFFQNLYNKTGIDLENIVYYKDDTHYFVMTAKKQSLLTKGVILQDKADIESLLAPDNVNRDALLSYAKEAANFSTNYCLPELEFALNHRDLPDVDMFDFTCMTRSENAALVREHNGSRVLLGLVGDCLVEPFWPLGTGVARGFLAAFDAAWMVRRWAAGTPPLEVLAERESIYQRLSQTSPDNTHKNVTQYSIDPATRYPNINLQAIKASQVRDLYLVGMVEVDHHGKRKSDARLSTVAPGAVCEELLSWCQASTAGYPGVAVTNFSTSWTSGLALCALIHRFRPDLVDFDSVDPQDAIQTHQMLLDVAEQELGIQPVLSSAEMATLTEPDCLDLITYLSHFYQIFGTSPEAEVSKKPLSPPGTRGAILFLSKLQKSRNLAHKRSQDGAQKDSEAKRSRRDAELDTGLDGDTPDSAHELPHATGMEPGQPPRDRTGENSDACYFCGRRVYIVERASAEGRFFHRGCFQCRRCGATLRLGDYAFDEEDGNFYCSLHYPHPASMDLPRDEASALPDGDADAAAHAPSDAGTSCVSPMEWAPSPLQPTPAAPQAGEEPGDAEDAAGAGDTQEEQELLAQPGEDVREQEVPGAEPQGAAEEGEETGGRRKIILTPLEKLSLSTLNLTSEAEPEPPLKPARLRLRAAPQALPALRHGQGAWKEEEEEEEEKFDMEKGLEDSDSEEEEEEKEEEDKGLGIVKELYPDPREEEKFPTWKRTLARRTRESQMKRFCRAQAIQRRLEEIEVTFRELEQQGTKLEKLLRDENDSLADQHTQWTNQLLYLVQKKNNLMSEESDLMIAVQELKLEEQQCQLDEKLRSYMNKEDALKTPEDEKAEQEILKQLVEVVNKRNILIQLQEEKRLSELRA, from the exons ATGAGTGTGCCAGCCGAGGAGCCGGGCAACCCTGCCCATGCCATCTTTGAGAGGTTCCTGCGAGCCGGGCAGTGCCAGGAGGTGCTGGGCTccttcctggagctgtgccagcagctgggcgTGCAGGGCACGGGGCTGCAGCTCTACCACGGCCTCAAGGCTGCCCTCAACTACTGGAATGCCAAGGCCCTGTGGAGCAAGCTGGATAAGAAAGCTGGGCACAAGGACTACGAccagggcacagcctgtgctggcaccaAG tgcctggtggtGGGCGCTGGCCCCTGCGGGCTGCGGGCAGCCATcgagctggctctgctgggagcccgcgtggtgctgctggagaagcgCGACTCCTTCTCCCGCAACAACGTCCTGCACCTCTGGCCCTTCACCATCCACGACCTGCGCGCGCTCGGCGCCAAGAAGTTCTACGGGCGCTTCTGCACGGGCACGCTGGACCACATCA gcatccggcagctgcagctgatccTGCTCAAGGTGGCTTTGCTGCTGGGGGTGGAGGTGCACATCAATGTGCGGTTTGAGGACCTCGTTCCCCCCAAGGGAAAGGCAG gtgGCTGGCAGGccgtgctgcagcccagctcctctcccctcaGCCACTACGAGTTCGACGTCCTCATCTCAGCTGGCGGCGGCAAATTTGTCCCTGAAG GGTTCAAGAGGAAGGAGACGCGTGGGAAGTTGGCCATTGGCATCACCACCAACTTCATCAACCGGCACAGCCGGGCCGAGGTGGAGGTGGCTGAGATCAGCGGCGTGGCCCGAATCTACAACCAGAAGTTCTTCCAGAACCTCTACAACAAAACGG GCATTGACCTGGAGAACATCGTGTACTACAAGGATGACACTCACTATTTCGTCATGACGGCCAAGAAGCAGAGCCTGCTCACAAAGGGGGTCATCCTTCAG GACAAAGCAGACATCGAGAGCCTCCTGGCCCCAGACAACGTGAACAGGGATGCCCTCCTTAGCTATGCCAAAGAAGCTGCCAACTTCTCCACAAACTACTGCCTGCCCGAACTGGAATTTGCCCTCAACCACCGGGACCTGCCGGACGTTGACATGTTCGACTTCACGTGCATGACGCGCTCGGAGAACGCGGCGCTGGTGCGGGAGCACAACGGGAGCCGAgtgctcctggggctggtggGCGACTGCCTGGTGGAG cCCTTCTGGCCGCTGGGCACCGGCGTGGCCAGGGGTTTCCTCGCTGCCTTTGACGCAGCGTGGATGGTGCGGCGCTGGGCGGCAGGGACACCCCCGCTGGAGGTGCTGGCTGAGAG GGAGAGCATCTACCAGCGCCTCTCGCAGACATCCCCGGACAACACCCACAAGAACGTCACTCAGTACAGCATCGACCCGGCCACGCGCTACCCCAACATCAACCTGCAGGCCATCAAAGCCAGCCAG GTCAGGGACCTCTACCTGGTGGGCATGGTGGAGGTGGACCACCATGGGAAGAGGAAGAGCGACGCCCGGCTCAGCACCG TggcccctggagctgtgtgtgaagagctgctgagctggtgcCAGGCCAGCACGGCTGGATACCCCGGCGTGGCCGTGACCAACTTCAGCACCTCCTGGACCAGTGGCTTGGCCCTCTGTGCCCTCATCCACCGCTTCCGCCCTGACCTGGT GGACTTTGACTCCGTGGACCCCCAGGATGCCATTCAGACCCACCAGATGCTGCTGGACgtagcagagcaggagctgggcatcCAGCCTGTCCTCTCCAGTGCTGAGATGGCCACCCTGACAGAGCCTGACTGCCTGGACCTCATCACCTACCTCAGCCACTTCTACCAAATTTTTGGGACCTCTCCAG AGGCGGAGGTCAGCAAGAAGCCACTGTCTCCCCCTGGCACACGAGGGgccatcctcttcctcagcaAGCTGCAGAAGAGCCGGAACCTGGCACACAAACGTAGCCAG GACGGCGCCCAGAAGGACAGCGAGGCCAAGAGGAGCCGCAGGGACGCTGAg CTGGACACGGGGCTGGATGGAGACACTCCGGACAGTGCCCACGAGCTGCCACACGCCACCGGCATGGAGCCAGGGCAG CCGCcgagggacaggacaggggagAACAGCGACGCCTGCTACTTCTGCGGGCGCCGTGTGTACATCGTGGAGCGAGCCAGCGCCGAGGGACGCTTCTTCCACCGCGGCTGCTTCCAGTGCCGGCGCTGCGGGGCCACGCTGCGCCTGGGCGACTACGCCTTCGACGAGgaggatg gtAATTTTTACTGCTCGCTGCACTACCCCCATCCAGCCAGCATGGACCTGCCCCGGGATGAGGCTTCGGCGCTGCCGGATGGG gatgctgaTGCTGCTGCCCACGCGCCCTCAGATGCTGGAACGTCGTGTGTGTCCCCCATGGAGTGGGCACCCAGCCCGCTGCAGCCCactccagcagccccacaggcagGGGAAGAGCCTGGGGACGCTGAGGACGCTGCAGGTGCTGGTGACacgcaggaggagcaggagctgctggcacagcccggGGAGGATGTGAGGGAACAGGAGGTTCCCGGAGCGGAGCCCCAaggggcagcagaggagggtgaggagactgggggcaggaggaagaTCATCCTCACACCACTGGAGAAGCTCAGTCTGTCCACGCTGAACCTCACCAGTGAAGCTGAGCCCGAGCCTCCACTGAAGCCAGCCCGTCTGAGGCTCCGGGCAGCACCCCaggccctccctgccctgcggCACGGACAAGGCGcctggaaggaggaggaggaggaggaggaggagaaatttgacaTGGAGAAAG GTTTGGAGGACAGTGACAgcgaggaagaggaggaggagaaagaggaggaggacaaAGGCCTTGGCATTGTGAAAGAGTTG TACCCAGACCCCCGGGAAGAGGAGAAATTCCCCACCTGGAAGCGCACCTTGGCCCGGCGGACCAGGGAGTCCCAGATGAAGAGGTTCTGCAGAGCCCAG GCCATCCAGAGGCGTCTGGAGGAGATCGAGGTGACGTtccgggagctggagcagcagggcaccaagctggagaagctgctccGGGATGAGAATG acagCCTGGCTGACCAGCACACACAGTGGACAAACCAGCTGCTGTACCTGGTGCAGAAGAAGAACAACCTGATGAGCGAGGAGTCGGACCTCATGATCGC GGTGCAGGAGCTgaagctggaggagcagcagtgccagcttgACGAGAAGCTCCGGAGCTACATGAACAAGGAGG ATGCCCTGAAGACGCCTGAGGATGAGAAGGCTGAGCAGGAGATCCTGAAGCAGCTGGTGGAGGTGGTGAACAAGCGGAACATCCtcatccagctgcaggaggagaagcGGCTCAGTGAGCTCCGCGCTTGA
- the LOC132083161 gene encoding inositol 1,4,5-triphosphate receptor associated 2-like codes for MSSAQGQPGGDLDLARSEQSVEQTSQEPGRAGQEQPVRPGDSDSTKGDAETPEEPLLSLPSELSVLDRLGLHRVALTEQDLEAAFAHLALAFRCDVFTLQQRVQVERRARDAAEENIQEELGQCRAALERLGRSCASAGCKETLEQLQHNLAVLAAAVERATGAAEKLGAVHQEARMSRAAEVMVQHVENLKRHHQREHAELEEMKRLIQQNSRNRQLAESQDDVEPRLRPHPLKRTFQQGSARRRVSIAVIPKQLLPGASPESRAAPAGDLEPEGAQRWPSTPRSELEPRGQHSAVTGKLVAEAEGRGSSTGNEEPEQLGLT; via the exons atgagcagtgcccagggacagccaggtggGGATTTGGATTTGGCCAGGAGCGAGCAGAGCGTGGAGCAAACCAGCCAG gagccgggcagggccgggcaggagcagcctgtgcgCCCTGGGGACAGCGACAGCACTAAAGGAG ATGCAGAAACCCCGGAGGAGCCGCTGCTGAGCCTCCCCAGTGAGCTCTCCGTGCTGGACAGGCTCGGCTTGCACAG GGTGGCTCTGACCGAGCAGGATCTGGAG GCAGCCTTTGCCCACCTGGCCCTGGCTTTTCGCTGCGACGTGTTCACCCTGCAGCAGCGGGTGCAGGTGGAGAGACGGGCACGGGACGCAGCGGAGGAAAAcatccaggaggagctggggcagtgccGGGCTGCCCTGGAG AGGCTGGGCCGAtcctgtgccagtgcaggctgcaAGGAGacgctggagcagctgcagcacaacctggccgtgctggcagcagctgtggagagGGCAACCGGTGCTGCAGAGAAGCTGGGGGCTGTGCACCAG gaggccaGGATGAGCCGGGCAGCAGAGGTGATGGTGCAGCACGTGGAGAACCTGAAGCGGCACCACCAGCGGGAGCACGCGGAGCTGGAGGAGATGAAGCGCCTGATCCAGCAGAACTCCCGCAACCGGCAGCTGGCAGAGAGCCAGG ATGATGTGGAGCCACGGCTGAGACCTCACCCCCTGAAGAGGACTTTCCAGCAG GGGTCTGCCCGCCGCAGGGTCAGCATCGCCGTCATCCCCAAGCAGCTCCTG CCAGGTGCCAGCCCTGAGAGccgagcagccccagcaggtgACCTGGAGCCAGAGGGTGCCCAGCGCtggcccagcacccccag GAGTGAGCTGGAGCCACGGGGCCAGCACAGCGCCGTGACTGGGAAGCTGGTGGCAGAGGCAGAGGGCAGAGGATCCAGCACAGGGAACgaggagccagagcagcttGGGCTGACGTGA
- the FANCE gene encoding Fanconi anemia group E protein isoform X1, with protein sequence MERRCPAWLQRCPRPCRLLLLSLCSGPAGAVAALRALQRGRPRPGAGLPFPWPALTAALCAEEPSLEGPEDTLAVKPRLLLLPVLCQRNLFSLLLVVQDAVPRDCLHQLLQALEQDSCVDPWVQALGDLLQQGPSAQESSPHPTALSAGCQQQLKGLCQKIAQKKPERHGKLSWCFSKQAGAPDSVPQGGEGKEVSEESLEVDSEREGKRLLEEVAFEPQECGDVAEVEEEVPEEPSGDASVQGTEKAAQDSSQQDAAGEPRRISQTELAAEVQSFVQVHGQGLKMLLLQESSHYELHPPSKLSILNTCTPSQLEGLCSFLQLSTCPEPSLVRFCSWLLPLSPALSHTSAAILAQQLFLRRVLALTQPPSRHLMAALTSFCSKYSHALCRVLVAAVLQGPGEGAEQTKLLCELVEECLEPHSVQLVLSQVLEVPLSEKLLPVLQAVLGRQEVLPPELLDLLVLTLCQQAPAFATSLNFARLVTAVLTVYQSQVSPAHRSSLAAVLDRSTVVLKKSLQAVLEGAR encoded by the exons ATGGAGCGGCGGTGCCCGGCCTGGCTGCAGCGCTGTCCCCGGCCGTGCCGCCTCCTGCTGCTCTCGCTGTGCTCCGGCCCCGCGGGGGCCGTGGCCGCGCTGCGGGCGCTGCAGCGgggccggccccggcccggagCGGGGCTGCCGTTCCCCTGGCCGGCTCTCACCGCGGCCCTGTGCGCCGAGGAGCCCTCGCTGGAGGGGCCGGAGGACACCCTGGCCGT CAAGCcacggctgctgctgctgcctgttctGTGCCAGAGGAacctcttctccctgctcctggtggTGCAGGATGCAGTGCCACGGGACTGCCTtcaccagctgctccaggccttGGAGCAGGATTCCTGTGTGGATCCCTGGGTGCAGGCACTGGGggatctgctccagcagggaccAAGTGCACAGGAGAGCTCCCCACATCCCACTGCCCTGTCtgctgggtgccagcagcagctgaagggccTGTGCCAGAAAATTGCCCAGAAGAAACCAGAGAGACACGGAAAATTGAGCTGGTGCTTCAGCAAGCAGGCTGGTGCCCCTGACTCTGTGCCTCAAGGTGGGGAGGGTAAGGAAGTGTCAGAGGAGAGCCTGGAGGTGGACAGTGAGAGAGAGGGGAAGAGGTTGCTGGAGGAGGTGGCATTTGAGCCCCAGGAGTGTGGAGATGTGGCAGAGGTGGAAGAGGAGGTGCCTGAGGAGCCTTCAGGGGATGCATCTGTTCAGGGCACAGAGAAAGCTGCTCAggacagctcccagcaggatgcAGCTGGGGAGCCCAGGAGGATTTCCCagacagagctggcagcagaggtCCAGTCCTTTGTCCAG GTGCACGGACAGGGGctgaagatgctgctgctgcaggagtcCAGT CACTATGAGCTGCACCCCCCTTCCAAGCTGAGCATCCTGAACACCTGCACCCCCAGCCAG ctcgaggggctgtgctccttcctgcagctctccacatgccctgagccctccctggTGCGTTtctgcagctggctgctgcctctgagccctgccctcagccacaCCAGCGCAGCCATCCTGGCccagcagctcttcctcagGCGG GTCCTGGCCCTCACCCAGCCGCCTTCCCGACACCTCATGGCTGCCCTGACGTCGTTTTGCTCCAAGTATTCCCACGCCCTGTGCCGTGTGttggtggctgcagtgctgcaggggccAGGGGAAg gtGCTGAGCAGACCaagctgctgtgtgagctggTGGAGGAGTGCCTGGAGCCCCACTCTgtgcagctggtgctgag CCAAGTCCTGGAGGTGCCTTTGTCAGAGAAGCTCCTGCCAGTCCTGCAGGCCGTGCTGGGGCGGCAG GAGGTGCTGCCCCCTGAGCTCCTGGATCTGCTGGTCCTGACTCTGTGCCAGCAGGCTCCAGCCTTTGCCACGTCCCTGAACTTCGCCAGGCTGGTGACAGCCGTGCTCACGGTGTACCAGAGCCAG GTCAGCCCAGCtcacaggagcagcctggctgctgtcctggaCCGGAGCACTGTAGTGCTGAAGAaatccctgcaggctgtgttGGAAGGGGCCAG GTGA
- the FANCE gene encoding Fanconi anemia group E protein isoform X2 encodes MERRCPAWLQRCPRPCRLLLLSLCSGPAGAVAALRALQRGRPRPGAGLPFPWPALTAALCAEEPSLEGPEDTLAVKPRLLLLPVLCQRNLFSLLLVVQDAVPRDCLHQLLQALEQDSCVDPWVQALGDLLQQGPSAQESSPHPTALSAGCQQQLKGLCQKIAQKKPERHGKLSWCFSKQAGAPDSVPQGGEGKEVSEESLEVDSEREGKRLLEEVAFEPQECGDVAEVEEEVPEEPSGDASVQGTEKAAQDSSQQDAAGEPRRISQTELAAEVQSFVQVHGQGLKMLLLQESSHYELHPPSKLSILNTCTPSQLEGLCSFLQLSTCPEPSLVRFCSWLLPLSPALSHTSAAILAQQLFLRRVLALTQPPSRHLMAALTSFCSKYSHALCRVLVAAVLQGPGEGAEQTKLLCELVEECLEPHSVQLVLSQVLEVPLSEKLLPVLQAVLGRQEVLPPELLDLLVLTLCQQAPAFATSLNFARLVTAVLTVYQSQVSPAHRSSLAAVLDRSTVVLKKSLQAVLEGAR; translated from the exons ATGGAGCGGCGGTGCCCGGCCTGGCTGCAGCGCTGTCCCCGGCCGTGCCGCCTCCTGCTGCTCTCGCTGTGCTCCGGCCCCGCGGGGGCCGTGGCCGCGCTGCGGGCGCTGCAGCGgggccggccccggcccggagCGGGGCTGCCGTTCCCCTGGCCGGCTCTCACCGCGGCCCTGTGCGCCGAGGAGCCCTCGCTGGAGGGGCCGGAGGACACCCTGGCCGT CAAGCcacggctgctgctgctgcctgttctGTGCCAGAGGAacctcttctccctgctcctggtggTGCAGGATGCAGTGCCACGGGACTGCCTtcaccagctgctccaggccttGGAGCAGGATTCCTGTGTGGATCCCTGGGTGCAGGCACTGGGggatctgctccagcagggaccAAGTGCACAGGAGAGCTCCCCACATCCCACTGCCCTGTCtgctgggtgccagcagcagctgaagggccTGTGCCAGAAAATTGCCCAGAAGAAACCAGAGAGACACGGAAAATTGAGCTGGTGCTTCAGCAAGCAGGCTGGTGCCCCTGACTCTGTGCCTCAAGGTGGGGAGGGTAAGGAAGTGTCAGAGGAGAGCCTGGAGGTGGACAGTGAGAGAGAGGGGAAGAGGTTGCTGGAGGAGGTGGCATTTGAGCCCCAGGAGTGTGGAGATGTGGCAGAGGTGGAAGAGGAGGTGCCTGAGGAGCCTTCAGGGGATGCATCTGTTCAGGGCACAGAGAAAGCTGCTCAggacagctcccagcaggatgcAGCTGGGGAGCCCAGGAGGATTTCCCagacagagctggcagcagaggtCCAGTCCTTTGTCCAG GTGCACGGACAGGGGctgaagatgctgctgctgcaggagtcCAGT CACTATGAGCTGCACCCCCCTTCCAAGCTGAGCATCCTGAACACCTGCACCCCCAGCCAG ctcgaggggctgtgctccttcctgcagctctccacatgccctgagccctccctggTGCGTTtctgcagctggctgctgcctctgagccctgccctcagccacaCCAGCGCAGCCATCCTGGCccagcagctcttcctcagGCGG GTCCTGGCCCTCACCCAGCCGCCTTCCCGACACCTCATGGCTGCCCTGACGTCGTTTTGCTCCAAGTATTCCCACGCCCTGTGCCGTGTGttggtggctgcagtgctgcaggggccAGGGGAAg gtGCTGAGCAGACCaagctgctgtgtgagctggTGGAGGAGTGCCTGGAGCCCCACTCTgtgcagctggtgctgag CCAAGTCCTGGAGGTGCCTTTGTCAGAGAAGCTCCTGCCAGTCCTGCAGGCCGTGCTGGGGCGGCAG GAGGTGCTGCCCCCTGAGCTCCTGGATCTGCTGGTCCTGACTCTGTGCCAGCAGGCTCCAGCCTTTGCCACGTCCCTGAACTTCGCCAGGCTGGTGACAGCCGTGCTCACGGTGTACCAGAGCCAG GTCAGCCCAGCtcacaggagcagcctggctgctgtcctggaCCGGAGCACTGTAGTGCTGAAGAaatccctgcaggctgtgttGGAAGGGGCCAGGTGA